The following is a genomic window from Mustela erminea isolate mMusErm1 chromosome 2, mMusErm1.Pri, whole genome shotgun sequence.
TGTCCTAATAAAACCATGGATGTCTCAAAAGTGaaactaaagaaaaccaaaaaacgaGAGGCTGATCTGCCTGATAACAATATTaccaatgaaaaaaaagaaacagaacagacaaaaataaagggGGATGTGGCtggaaagaagaatgagaagcctgtaaaaatggagaaaaaagataatgtttcaaaagagaaaaagtcttttAGTAATGCTTCAACTCAAGTGACTACCAGAACACGCAAATCAGCAATGGAAACTAAAGAAATGGATGTGCATACAGGAAATAATTCAGAAACAACCTGTAAaaccaagaaaagcaaaagaaggatGGAAACTGAAGCCCATTCCTTAAAAGATACTATTAATGATGAGGAACCTgtgacaaaaaagaagaagaaggcagaaggCAAATCCAAAAGTAGTCAGGAAGTGCCAAAAGGTGATAGCAAAGTAGAGgagactaaaaaacaaaatacttccgtgaagaaaagtacaaagaagaaaagtctgaagaaCAAGTCAGGTAAAAAAAGCAGCAAGGCTGCTCAGAAGGGGCCTGCTCGGATGGTGCCTTCTCCTCCCGAGGGGCCTGCTCAGATGGCCGCCTCTTCTTCCAAGGGGCCATCTCAGATGCAGCCTTCTCCATCTGGGGGGCCCATTGAGATGGAGCCTTCTCCCCCTGTGGGGCCTGCTCAGATGGAGACTTCTCCTCCCGGGGAGCCTGCTCAGATGGCCCTTTCTCCTTCCAAGAGGTCTCCTCAGATGACGCCTTCTCCTTCCAAGGGGTCTCCTCAGATGACGCCTTCTCCTTCCAAGGGGTCTCCTCAGATGACACCTTCTCCTTCCAAGGGGTCTCCTCAGATGGCGCCTTCTCCTTCCAAGGGGTCTCCTCAGATGACGCCTTCTCCTTCCAAGGGGTCTCCTCAGATGACGCCTTCTCCTTCCAAGGGGTCTCCTCAGATGACGCCTTCTCCTTCCAAGGGGTCTTCTCAGATGGCGCCTTCTCCTTCCAAGGGGTCTTCTCAGATGGCGCCTTCTCCTTCCAAGGGGTCTCCTCAGATGGCGCCTTCTTCTTCCAAGGGGTCTCCTCAGATGACGCCTTCTCCTTCCAAGGGGTCTCCTCAGATGGCGCCTTCTCCTTCCAAGGGGTCTCCTCAGATGGCGCCTTCTCCTTCCAAGGGGTCTTCTCAGATGGCGCCTTCTCCTTCCAAGGGGTCTTTTCAGGTGGTGCCTTCCCCTCCCGGGGGGCATGCTCAGCTAGAGCTGCCCCCTGCCATGGAGTCTGCTCACATGGAGGTTGGTCAGGTGGAGCCACCTCCTCCAGTGGCGCCTGCTCACATAGGACCTGCTCAGACAGAGCCACCACCTCCCCCTGGGGGGCCCGCTCAGATGGAGGTTGTTCAGAGGGAGCTGCCTCCTCCCACAGAGCCGCCTCTTCACCTGGAACCAAGTCCCAGAAAGTCTCCTcggaaagataataaaaaagaaaagcccaacaCGCAGAGTGAAGTGGCTCAGAAGGAGCAAGTCCTCATTGAAGTTGGCTTAGTGCCTGTCAAAGACAGCCAGCTTCTGAAGGAGAGTGCAGGTACGCGGGATCTCTctgcaccatcaccaccaccaccaaaggaaaacttaaaagaagAGGAGTCAAAAGACCAAAAATCATTCACTGAAGGTGAAGGAAGTAAAGAAGCCCCTCTTCAAAAGGTAGAAGAGGCAGGGAAGATTCTAGCTGGTCTTGCTGCTATTAACAAGGAATCTGCCGGTATTTCATCCTCTGAGCAAAACTTGACTATGGCAGAGGGTGAAATGTTAGATGCTAAGTGTCCGACTGACACTGAGCTTCGTGAAATGGAAATAGACACTGatgagaacaaaacagagaacccCCCTGGCAAAGAGCCAGCAGTTGAAGAACCTGTTTCACCAGTGCTGCTTCCCCTGCCAATAGAAAATCACGGAGCAGTGTCCAAAACTGCTGTGACATCACCTCCTGTCACCATGGCAGTAAATGAGTCTCAGGAAATGGATGAAGACGAAGGCATCCATAGTCATGATGGAAGTGATCTAAGTGACAACATGTCAGAGGGTAGTGATGACTCTGGATTAAATGGGGCCCGGCCAGTGCCACAAGAAACcagcaggaaaaatgaaaaggaagccTTGGCAGTCAAAGTGGCTGAGGGGGATTTTGTTTGTATCTTCTGTGATCGctcttttagaaaggaaaaagattacAGCAAGCACCTCAATCGCCATTTGGTTAATGTCTACTTCCTTGAAAAAGCAGCTAAAGGTCAGGAGTAATTTAGGATAAGGCTTCACTTCTTAGTTTATAAGATCTATTACATTTAATATTCGTTTGTAGTTGTAgacaaccttttattttttaaattgctttaattAGTGTCCGATGTTGATTTTTAAGTGGCACTCTTTTCCTTAGGACTCTATATACCTGTTGATGGATAAATTTTAGCAAATCCAAGGAAGGTAGTGTACTAAACCAGCAGACACCTAAATCTGTTAGTTTATACGTTTAATTGAAATGAGAAGGCCAAGGTGGTATTGTagcattctgttgctttgtctGGCTGTAACTTGTCACTTTCCTTGCCATGTCTGTCTGCTTGTTTCACGttagttttttttcttagttctttgTTTAGTTCTATAAAAATTGGCATACTTAAATAGCAAATTACTTGAAGAATTTGCCTGCTTTATATAAAGTTAgcactttaagatttttttagagatgaggagagactttaaattgaagaaaaattttccCAGCAGTGGACATTGTATCAGTCCAGGT
Proteins encoded in this region:
- the REST gene encoding RE1-silencing transcription factor isoform X2, producing the protein MGKTWSGPTAPRLCPPCFSQCWGTQEKLRDECWGNSRELNTVMATQVMGQSSGGGGLFTGSGNIGMALPNDMYDLHDLSKAELAAPQLIMLANVALTGEVNGSCCDYLVGEERQMAELMPVGDNNFSDSDGEGLEESAEIKGEPSGLENMELESLELSVVEPQPVFEVSAAPEIYSSNKDLPPETPGAEDKCKNLKSKPFRCKPCQYEAESEEQFVHHIRVHSAKKFFVEESAEKQAKARESGSSTAEEGDFSKGPIRCDRCGYNTNRYDHYTAHLKHHTRAGDNERVYKCIICTYTTVSEYHWRKHLRNHFPRKVYTCGKCNYFSDRKNNYVQHVRTHTGERPYKCELCPYSSSQKTHLTRHMRTHSGEKPFKCDQCSYVASNQHEVTRHARQVHNGPKPLNCPHCDYKTADRSNFKKHVELHVNPRQFNCPACDYAASKKCNLQYHFKSKHPTCPNKTMDVSKVKLKKTKKREADLPDNNITNEKKETEQTKIKGDVAGKKNEKPVKMEKKDNVSKEKKSFSNASTQVTTRTRKSAMETKEMDVHTGNNSETTCKTKKSKRRMETEAHSLKDTINDEEPVTKKKKKAEGKSKSSQEVPKGDSKVEETKKQNTSVKKSTKKKSLKNKSGKKSSKAAQKGPARMVPSPPEGPAQMAASSSKGPSQMQPSPSGGPIEMEPSPPVGPAQMEPSPSKGSPQMTPSPSKGSPQMTPSPSKGSPQMAPSPSKGSPQMTPSPSKGSPQMTPSPSKGSPQMTPSPSKGSSQMAPSPSKGSSQMAPSPSKGSPQMAPSSSKGSPQMTPSPSKGSPQMAPSPSKGSPQMAPSPSKGSSQMAPSPSKGSFQVVPSPPGGHAQLELPPAMESAHMEVGQVEPPPPVAPAHIGPAQTEPPPPPGGPAQMEVVQRELPPPTEPPLHLEPSPRKSPRKDNKKEKPNTQSEVAQKEQVLIEVGLVPVKDSQLLKESAGTRDLSAPSPPPPKENLKEEESKDQKSFTEGEGSKEAPLQKVEEAGKILAGLAAINKESAGISSSEQNLTMAEGEMLDAKCPTDTELREMEIDTDENKTENPPGKEPAVEEPVSPVLLPLPIENHGAVSKTAVTSPPVTMAVNESQEMDEDEGIHSHDGSDLSDNMSEGSDDSGLNGARPVPQETSRKNEKEALAVKVAEGDFVCIFCDRSFRKEKDYSKHLNRHLVNVYFLEKAAKGQE
- the REST gene encoding RE1-silencing transcription factor isoform X4, yielding MGKTWSGPTAPRLCPPCFSQCWGTQEKLRDECWGNSRELNTVMATQVMGQSSGGGGLFTGSGNIGMALPNDMYDLHDLSKAELAAPQLIMLANVALTGEVNGSCCDYLVGEERQMAELMPVGDNNFSDSDGEGLEESAEIKGEPSGLENMELESLELSVVEPQPVFEVSAAPEIYSSNKDLPPETPGAEDKCKNLKSKPFRCKPCQYEAESEEQFVHHIRVHSAKKFFVEESAEKQAKARESGSSTAEEGDFSKGPIRCDRCGYNTNRYDHYTAHLKHHTRAGDNERVYKCIICTYTTVSEYHWRKHLRNHFPRKVYTCGKCNYFSDRKNNYVQHVRTHTGERPYKCELCPYSSSQKTHLTRHMRTHSGEKPFKCDQCSYVASNQHEVTRHARQVHNGPKPLNCPHCDYKTADRSNFKKHVELHVNPRQFNCPACDYAASKKCNLQYHFKSKHPTCPNKTMDVSKVKLKKTKKREADLPDNNITNEKKETEQTKIKGDVAGKKNEKPVKMEKKDNVSKEKKSFSNASTQVTTRTRKSAMETKEMDVHTGNNSETTCKTKKSKRRMETEAHSLKDTINDEEPVTKKKKKAEGKSKSSQEVPKGDSKVEETKKQNTSVKKSTKKKSLKNKSGKKSSKAAQKGPARMVPSPPEGPAQMAASSSKGPSQMQPSPSGGPIEMEPSPPVGPAQMEPSPSKGSSQMAPSPSKGSSQMAPSPSKGSPQMAPSSSKGSPQMTPSPSKGSPQMAPSPSKGSPQMAPSPSKGSSQMAPSPSKGSFQVVPSPPGGHAQLELPPAMESAHMEVGQVEPPPPVAPAHIGPAQTEPPPPPGGPAQMEVVQRELPPPTEPPLHLEPSPRKSPRKDNKKEKPNTQSEVAQKEQVLIEVGLVPVKDSQLLKESAGTRDLSAPSPPPPKENLKEEESKDQKSFTEGEGSKEAPLQKVEEAGKILAGLAAINKESAGISSSEQNLTMAEGEMLDAKCPTDTELREMEIDTDENKTENPPGKEPAVEEPVSPVLLPLPIENHGAVSKTAVTSPPVTMAVNESQEMDEDEGIHSHDGSDLSDNMSEGSDDSGLNGARPVPQETSRKNEKEALAVKVAEGDFVCIFCDRSFRKEKDYSKHLNRHLVNVYFLEKAAKGQE
- the REST gene encoding RE1-silencing transcription factor isoform X3, which codes for MATQVMGQSSGGGGLFTGSGNIGMALPNDMYDLHDLSKAELAAPQLIMLANVALTGEVNGSCCDYLVGEERQMAELMPVGDNNFSDSDGEGLEESAEIKGEPSGLENMELESLELSVVEPQPVFEVSAAPEIYSSNKDLPPETPGAEDKCKNLKSKPFRCKPCQYEAESEEQFVHHIRVHSAKKFFVEESAEKQAKARESGSSTAEEGDFSKGPIRCDRCGYNTNRYDHYTAHLKHHTRAGDNERVYKCIICTYTTVSEYHWRKHLRNHFPRKVYTCGKCNYFSDRKNNYVQHVRTHTGERPYKCELCPYSSSQKTHLTRHMRTHSGEKPFKCDQCSYVASNQHEVTRHARQVHNGPKPLNCPHCDYKTADRSNFKKHVELHVNPRQFNCPACDYAASKKCNLQYHFKSKHPTCPNKTMDVSKVKLKKTKKREADLPDNNITNEKKETEQTKIKGDVAGKKNEKPVKMEKKDNVSKEKKSFSNASTQVTTRTRKSAMETKEMDVHTGNNSETTCKTKKSKRRMETEAHSLKDTINDEEPVTKKKKKAEGKSKSSQEVPKGDSKVEETKKQNTSVKKSTKKKSLKNKSGKKSSKAAQKGPARMVPSPPEGPAQMAASSSKGPSQMQPSPSGGPIEMEPSPPVGPAQMELSPSKRSPQMTPSPSKGSPQMTPSPSKGSPQMTPSPSKGSPQMAPSPSKGSPQMTPSPSKGSPQMTPSPSKGSPQMTPSPSKGSSQMAPSPSKGSSQMAPSPSKGSPQMAPSSSKGSPQMTPSPSKGSPQMAPSPSKGSPQMAPSPSKGSSQMAPSPSKGSFQVVPSPPGGHAQLELPPAMESAHMEVGQVEPPPPVAPAHIGPAQTEPPPPPGGPAQMEVVQRELPPPTEPPLHLEPSPRKSPRKDNKKEKPNTQSEVAQKEQVLIEVGLVPVKDSQLLKESAGTRDLSAPSPPPPKENLKEEESKDQKSFTEGEGSKEAPLQKVEEAGKILAGLAAINKESAGISSSEQNLTMAEGEMLDAKCPTDTELREMEIDTDENKTENPPGKEPAVEEPVSPVLLPLPIENHGAVSKTAVTSPPVTMAVNESQEMDEDEGIHSHDGSDLSDNMSEGSDDSGLNGARPVPQETSRKNEKEALAVKVAEGDFVCIFCDRSFRKEKDYSKHLNRHLVNVYFLEKAAKGQE
- the REST gene encoding RE1-silencing transcription factor isoform X1, coding for MGKTWSGPTAPRLCPPCFSQCWGTQEKLRDECWGNSRELNTVMATQVMGQSSGGGGLFTGSGNIGMALPNDMYDLHDLSKAELAAPQLIMLANVALTGEVNGSCCDYLVGEERQMAELMPVGDNNFSDSDGEGLEESAEIKGEPSGLENMELESLELSVVEPQPVFEVSAAPEIYSSNKDLPPETPGAEDKCKNLKSKPFRCKPCQYEAESEEQFVHHIRVHSAKKFFVEESAEKQAKARESGSSTAEEGDFSKGPIRCDRCGYNTNRYDHYTAHLKHHTRAGDNERVYKCIICTYTTVSEYHWRKHLRNHFPRKVYTCGKCNYFSDRKNNYVQHVRTHTGERPYKCELCPYSSSQKTHLTRHMRTHSGEKPFKCDQCSYVASNQHEVTRHARQVHNGPKPLNCPHCDYKTADRSNFKKHVELHVNPRQFNCPACDYAASKKCNLQYHFKSKHPTCPNKTMDVSKVKLKKTKKREADLPDNNITNEKKETEQTKIKGDVAGKKNEKPVKMEKKDNVSKEKKSFSNASTQVTTRTRKSAMETKEMDVHTGNNSETTCKTKKSKRRMETEAHSLKDTINDEEPVTKKKKKAEGKSKSSQEVPKGDSKVEETKKQNTSVKKSTKKKSLKNKSGKKSSKAAQKGPARMVPSPPEGPAQMAASSSKGPSQMQPSPSGGPIEMEPSPPVGPAQMELSPSKRSPQMTPSPSKGSPQMTPSPSKGSPQMTPSPSKGSPQMAPSPSKGSPQMTPSPSKGSPQMTPSPSKGSPQMTPSPSKGSSQMAPSPSKGSSQMAPSPSKGSPQMAPSSSKGSPQMTPSPSKGSPQMAPSPSKGSPQMAPSPSKGSSQMAPSPSKGSFQVVPSPPGGHAQLELPPAMESAHMEVGQVEPPPPVAPAHIGPAQTEPPPPPGGPAQMEVVQRELPPPTEPPLHLEPSPRKSPRKDNKKEKPNTQSEVAQKEQVLIEVGLVPVKDSQLLKESAGTRDLSAPSPPPPKENLKEEESKDQKSFTEGEGSKEAPLQKVEEAGKILAGLAAINKESAGISSSEQNLTMAEGEMLDAKCPTDTELREMEIDTDENKTENPPGKEPAVEEPVSPVLLPLPIENHGAVSKTAVTSPPVTMAVNESQEMDEDEGIHSHDGSDLSDNMSEGSDDSGLNGARPVPQETSRKNEKEALAVKVAEGDFVCIFCDRSFRKEKDYSKHLNRHLVNVYFLEKAAKGQE
- the REST gene encoding RE1-silencing transcription factor isoform X5; amino-acid sequence: MGKTWSGPTAPRLCPPCFSQCWGTQEKLRDECWGNSRELNTVMATQVMGQSSGGGGLFTGSGNIGMALPNDMYDLHDLSKAELAAPQLIMLANVALTGEVNGSCCDYLVGEERQMAELMPVGDNNFSDSDGEGLEESAEIKGEPSGLENMELESLELSVVEPQPVFEVSAAPEIYSSNKDLPPETPGAEDKCKNLKSKPFRCKPCQYEAESEEQFVHHIRVHSAKKFFVEESAEKQAKARESGSSTAEEGDFSKGPIRCDRCGYNTNRYDHYTAHLKHHTRAGDNERVYKCIICTYTTVSEYHWRKHLRNHFPRKVYTCGKCNYFSDRKNNYVQHVRTHTGERPYKCELCPYSSSQKTHLTRHMRTHSGEKPFKCDQCSYVASNQHEVTRHARQVHNGPKPLNCPHCDYKTADRSNFKKHVELHVNPRQFNCPACDYAASKKCNLQYHFKSKHPTCPNKTMDVSKVKLKKTKKREADLPDNNITNEKKETEQTKIKGDVAGKKNEKPVKMEKKDNVSKEKKSFSNASTQVTTRTRKSAMETKEMDVHTGNNSETTCKTKKSKRRMETEAHSLKDTINDEEPVTKKKKKAEGKSKSSQEVPKGDSKVEETKKQNTSVKKSTKKKSLKNKSGKKSSKAAQKGPARMVPSPPEGPAQMAASSSKGPSQMQPSPSGGPIEMEPSPPVGPAQMEPSPSKGSSQMAPSPSKGSFQVVPSPPGGHAQLELPPAMESAHMEVGQVEPPPPVAPAHIGPAQTEPPPPPGGPAQMEVVQRELPPPTEPPLHLEPSPRKSPRKDNKKEKPNTQSEVAQKEQVLIEVGLVPVKDSQLLKESAGTRDLSAPSPPPPKENLKEEESKDQKSFTEGEGSKEAPLQKVEEAGKILAGLAAINKESAGISSSEQNLTMAEGEMLDAKCPTDTELREMEIDTDENKTENPPGKEPAVEEPVSPVLLPLPIENHGAVSKTAVTSPPVTMAVNESQEMDEDEGIHSHDGSDLSDNMSEGSDDSGLNGARPVPQETSRKNEKEALAVKVAEGDFVCIFCDRSFRKEKDYSKHLNRHLVNVYFLEKAAKGQE